The following proteins are encoded in a genomic region of Paenibacillus sp. FSL R7-0273:
- a CDS encoding TPM domain-containing protein, with amino-acid sequence MKKIFALFLIFSVLWMTGAQASGFPGQQGLVTDDAGMLSTQEAEAIAKAAAGDRYTFHVLTIDSLDGANATDYASNVYDSWGLAARDILLLISAGDQQVELNFINTPLQNAINAWSQSQGGGTGSAAITGIIDAYFIPSAREGDFAGGISALITELQSLGSSPGSGGTGSTGAVGGGGTGAGGTSGGNSGAAGSGGLSGGSPGSAASGGSGLPLLTLGAIAAGAALLALALYVLVTGQRRRKQLSELQSQLAGLLVQTNRAIETLQPFQGIVQGKTGGMVDGISKRLDAQLVEISALQSTDRSSQPAFYQLSALKTAIAQAEQTVNTFRTRLEEEERQIAVISDADRNVKQQITELKKDAPELDSQLQDAVKDTGYELHEIAEDLKELAEATAKADQLELFDPIAAQEITEEAQEQQEQIEQDLRDVDIYDDKLQGFNGVLSAARTQIAGIIQQNSLHNMKVRPYDNLEQAAAAAETLREPLRSGDMDRVRSIAATMDMLVQEAVAMTERQAQLRESNRRDLETVRSSWSGLTQRRNELQSRLAEARTRFAEQHLSSIAEVLDASGARLRQGAGEVPQIETWTSDERGEYDNARSGLDRLLTLQEETAKQFSSVSQSLEELNGRLEGVKRLFQEGLSRADSAQRLLESRGLAGRSRFQASPLPEYGQLESRLAARPYNLDELETLGRSYAAQISSFVEEANRLVRQKEEAERQAQLAMMRERQRREQARKRMSSGPPSSGGFGGGGRSSGGSSWGGGGRSSGGSSWGGGGKSGRNSGGSKW; translated from the coding sequence TTGAAAAAAATATTTGCTCTATTCCTGATCTTCAGCGTGCTGTGGATGACCGGAGCTCAGGCCTCCGGCTTTCCAGGACAGCAGGGATTAGTTACCGATGATGCCGGAATGCTCTCCACACAGGAGGCAGAGGCAATCGCCAAGGCTGCTGCCGGTGACCGTTACACCTTCCATGTGCTGACTATAGATTCACTGGACGGCGCCAATGCGACCGATTATGCAAGCAATGTCTATGACAGCTGGGGGCTGGCCGCACGCGATATTCTGCTGCTTATCTCTGCAGGCGATCAGCAGGTGGAGCTGAACTTCATCAACACCCCGCTCCAGAATGCCATTAATGCCTGGTCGCAGAGCCAGGGAGGAGGAACGGGGAGCGCCGCTATTACCGGAATTATAGACGCCTATTTCATTCCCTCAGCAAGAGAGGGCGACTTTGCCGGAGGGATCAGCGCGCTGATTACAGAGCTGCAGTCCCTTGGCAGCAGTCCGGGCAGCGGAGGGACAGGAAGTACGGGTGCTGTAGGCGGCGGAGGCACAGGGGCCGGAGGCACCAGCGGCGGGAACTCAGGGGCTGCAGGTTCCGGCGGATTGAGCGGCGGGAGCCCGGGGTCAGCAGCTTCCGGCGGCTCAGGCCTGCCGCTGCTGACCCTCGGGGCAATTGCCGCAGGTGCAGCGCTGCTGGCCCTGGCACTATATGTGCTGGTCACCGGACAGCGCCGCCGCAAACAGCTTAGCGAACTCCAGAGCCAGCTGGCTGGCCTGCTAGTACAGACAAACCGGGCGATTGAGACGCTGCAGCCGTTCCAGGGCATCGTACAGGGCAAGACCGGTGGGATGGTGGACGGGATTTCCAAACGGCTAGATGCCCAGCTGGTGGAAATATCAGCACTGCAGAGTACGGACCGGAGTTCGCAGCCGGCATTCTATCAGCTGTCTGCGCTTAAGACTGCAATTGCTCAGGCGGAGCAGACTGTAAATACCTTCCGCACCCGGCTGGAGGAGGAGGAACGGCAGATTGCAGTCATCAGTGATGCTGACCGCAACGTCAAGCAGCAGATTACCGAGCTGAAGAAGGATGCTCCTGAGCTCGACAGCCAGCTGCAGGATGCCGTTAAAGACACCGGCTATGAGCTGCACGAAATTGCCGAGGATCTGAAGGAGCTGGCCGAAGCAACCGCGAAGGCGGATCAGCTTGAGCTGTTTGATCCGATTGCCGCGCAGGAGATTACGGAAGAGGCCCAGGAGCAGCAGGAGCAGATTGAACAGGATCTGCGCGATGTAGACATCTATGATGATAAGCTGCAGGGCTTCAATGGCGTCCTCTCTGCTGCACGTACGCAGATTGCCGGGATTATTCAGCAGAATTCACTGCACAACATGAAGGTCCGGCCTTACGATAATCTGGAGCAGGCCGCTGCCGCTGCAGAGACACTGCGGGAGCCGCTGCGCAGCGGAGATATGGACCGGGTGCGCAGCATAGCCGCAACGATGGATATGCTCGTTCAGGAGGCGGTTGCCATGACGGAACGGCAGGCGCAGCTCCGCGAGAGCAACCGGCGTGATCTGGAGACCGTACGCAGCAGCTGGAGCGGACTGACCCAGCGGCGTAATGAGCTGCAGAGCCGGCTGGCCGAAGCCCGGACCCGGTTTGCAGAGCAGCATCTCTCATCCATTGCTGAGGTGCTGGATGCCTCGGGCGCCCGCCTGCGTCAAGGTGCAGGTGAGGTGCCGCAGATTGAGACGTGGACCAGCGACGAGCGCGGCGAGTACGACAATGCCCGGAGCGGGCTGGACCGGCTGCTTACGCTGCAGGAGGAGACGGCGAAGCAGTTCAGCAGCGTCTCACAGAGCCTGGAGGAGCTGAACGGACGGCTGGAGGGCGTGAAGCGCCTGTTCCAGGAGGGCCTCAGCCGGGCGGACTCCGCCCAGCGGCTGCTCGAAAGCAGGGGCTTGGCCGGCCGGAGCAGATTCCAGGCCAGCCCGCTTCCGGAGTACGGACAGCTTGAGTCAAGGCTGGCCGCCCGCCCTTATAACCTCGACGAGCTGGAGACGCTCGGGCGGTCCTATGCCGCCCAGATATCCTCCTTCGTCGAAGAGGCGAACCGGCTGGTGCGGCAAAAGGAGGAAGCTGAGCGTCAGGCCCAGCTTGCAATGATGCGGGAGCGCCAGCGCAGAGAGCAGGCCCGCAAGCGGATGTCCTCCGGCCCGCCCTCCTCGGGCGGCTTCGGCGGCGGCGGACGATCCTCCGGCGGCTCCTCCTGGGGAGGGGGCGGACGCTCCTCCGGCGGCTCCTCCTGGGGCGGCGGAGGCAAATCCGGCCGGAATTCCGGCGGGTCCAAGTGGTAG
- a CDS encoding EAL domain-containing protein, giving the protein MKRCTFLLLISILLMLAPSAAAHAERQDIKYQAELDYPPFKYIQNGYLTGFDIDLTSMIFEKQEYLIRYSTGDWEQTLGLLTAGEIDTTGLMAVTEQRKKDILFSTPVFKSYISVYSRQTLKDKVTLDALGNYKVGVGKSQYSAAMLQSKAGIPQYIEYPTVPDALNALERGEIDLLFENQGVVDYLIVEGGLTGNVIRKLSNLYPVDVAYGVSTSSPELVPYINARLEHLQRSGAFEELYQQYFFSHSAAYNAMINDRIIFGIVIGLCILLFGVVSIRMYIRRLRRTIHEEQEFFEDVIEHTGMIVWAVTGDKRTMRFNRFAEKMTGLKEEEVLGKKLAELPELDGGVSLLRDLLNRAVYQDFVNNVELKLPEHSPEARFFSIRTTLIKGMDTRDENVYLLVGLDIDDCKQNELKLQLSYEELESTYEELTATETELQEQVYRLSVNERRLRLTSEGSGAYMWELDWETGFYRLSDRWYEVMGYTEDEVNGFDKGVLSIIHPDDRESADKAREAHLSGRTPIYETEYRMRTKDNRYIWFEVRGKAIVDPDDKLKLFNGSLIDISRRKQVEFKLNNSYQELEATYEQLTATQQELVEQYDMLLENQKHMHRLAYMDSLSNLPNRISLLEAMENYFRRPGGKAALLFVDTDNFKYINDTLGHKSGDILIRKASERLQSLVEGEGMLSRLGGDEFVVFIEDADDREAVLRLAENIMLAFRRSFLIGESNLYVSVSIGISFYPEDGETTEEILKNADVAMYRAKEEGKGTYVIYDKSMHTAFNERMHIEKHLRSAMNNNEFELHYQPQADIRTGRITGFEALIRWNSPVLGFVSPLSFIKVAEDSRLIIYIGEWVLREACSFMKGIHDRTGQLYKISVNISIIQLLQDDFVDVVLDSLRESGLSPSCLELEITESIFMESFESTVSKLEFLKSRGIRIALDDFGTGYSSLSYLQQLPISTLKMDKIFIDSLADQAYSESFVQTIIVLGHKMGLDVVAEGVEDASQLAFLNESGCDKVQGYLISRPVPPRGVWELLEQQPG; this is encoded by the coding sequence ATGAAGCGGTGTACATTTTTGCTTCTGATTAGCATCTTGCTTATGCTGGCACCGTCTGCTGCCGCTCACGCTGAAAGACAGGATATTAAGTACCAGGCAGAACTGGATTATCCGCCGTTTAAGTATATTCAGAACGGGTATCTGACCGGCTTTGATATCGACCTGACAAGCATGATTTTTGAAAAACAGGAGTATCTGATCCGCTACAGCACCGGGGACTGGGAGCAGACCCTCGGGCTGCTGACTGCCGGAGAGATTGATACGACCGGACTTATGGCAGTAACGGAGCAGCGGAAGAAGGATATCCTATTCTCTACACCGGTATTCAAAAGCTACATTTCTGTATATTCACGGCAGACCCTTAAGGACAAGGTGACGCTGGACGCGCTGGGAAACTACAAAGTAGGCGTAGGCAAAAGCCAATATTCCGCAGCAATGCTGCAGAGTAAGGCAGGAATTCCCCAATACATAGAATATCCCACTGTACCGGATGCGCTTAACGCGCTCGAAAGAGGCGAGATTGACCTGCTGTTTGAAAATCAGGGGGTTGTCGACTACCTGATCGTCGAAGGCGGCCTGACAGGAAATGTTATCCGCAAGCTGAGTAATCTGTATCCTGTAGATGTGGCTTATGGTGTAAGCACTTCTTCTCCTGAGCTCGTCCCCTATATTAATGCAAGGCTTGAACATCTTCAGCGTTCCGGAGCCTTCGAGGAATTATACCAGCAGTACTTCTTTTCTCATTCGGCAGCCTATAATGCCATGATTAATGACCGGATTATCTTTGGGATTGTAATCGGCCTGTGCATTCTTCTCTTCGGGGTCGTATCCATCAGAATGTATATCCGGCGGCTGAGACGCACGATTCATGAGGAGCAGGAATTTTTTGAAGATGTGATCGAGCATACAGGAATGATTGTGTGGGCGGTAACCGGAGATAAGCGGACCATGCGCTTTAACCGGTTTGCAGAGAAGATGACCGGACTGAAGGAAGAAGAGGTGCTGGGCAAGAAGCTCGCTGAGCTCCCGGAGCTGGATGGCGGGGTCTCGCTGCTCCGCGACCTGCTGAACCGGGCGGTCTATCAGGATTTTGTCAACAATGTAGAGCTGAAGCTGCCTGAGCATTCACCGGAGGCGAGGTTTTTTTCAATACGGACCACGCTGATCAAAGGAATGGATACCCGGGATGAGAATGTCTACCTTCTGGTGGGGCTTGATATCGACGACTGTAAACAGAATGAACTGAAGCTGCAGCTTAGCTACGAGGAACTGGAATCTACATATGAAGAGCTAACAGCGACAGAGACGGAATTACAGGAGCAGGTATACAGGCTCAGTGTAAATGAACGGCGCCTGCGCCTGACCTCTGAAGGCTCTGGTGCCTATATGTGGGAGCTGGACTGGGAGACCGGGTTCTACAGGCTCTCTGACCGCTGGTACGAGGTTATGGGCTACACTGAGGATGAGGTTAACGGGTTTGATAAAGGAGTTCTCAGTATTATTCACCCTGACGACCGGGAGTCCGCTGATAAAGCAAGAGAGGCGCATCTGAGCGGCAGAACTCCAATCTACGAGACCGAGTACCGCATGCGCACCAAAGATAACCGGTATATCTGGTTCGAAGTGAGAGGCAAGGCCATCGTGGATCCCGATGACAAGCTGAAGCTGTTCAACGGCTCGCTGATTGACATCAGCAGACGCAAGCAGGTTGAATTCAAGCTGAATAACAGCTATCAGGAGCTGGAGGCGACCTATGAGCAGCTTACCGCAACCCAGCAGGAGCTGGTGGAGCAATATGATATGCTGCTGGAAAATCAGAAGCACATGCACAGGCTGGCCTATATGGACTCGCTCAGCAATCTGCCGAACCGCATCTCCCTGCTGGAGGCAATGGAGAACTATTTCCGGCGGCCCGGCGGCAAGGCGGCGCTGCTGTTCGTGGATACCGATAATTTCAAATATATCAATGATACACTGGGCCATAAATCCGGCGATATTCTGATCCGCAAGGCAAGTGAACGGCTGCAGTCACTGGTGGAGGGCGAGGGGATGCTGTCCAGGCTTGGGGGTGACGAGTTTGTCGTCTTTATTGAGGATGCGGATGATCGTGAAGCTGTGCTTCGTCTGGCGGAGAATATTATGCTCGCATTCCGCAGATCCTTCCTGATCGGCGAGAGTAATCTCTATGTGTCTGTCAGCATCGGTATCTCCTTCTATCCGGAAGACGGGGAGACAACCGAAGAGATTCTCAAGAATGCCGATGTGGCAATGTACCGGGCCAAAGAGGAAGGCAAAGGCACCTATGTTATCTATGACAAGTCGATGCACACCGCATTTAATGAACGGATGCATATTGAAAAGCACCTGCGCAGCGCCATGAATAATAATGAGTTCGAGCTGCATTATCAGCCGCAGGCGGATATCAGGACCGGCCGGATCACCGGGTTCGAGGCTCTGATCCGCTGGAACAGTCCGGTGCTCGGGTTTGTATCGCCGCTCTCCTTCATTAAGGTCGCCGAGGATTCCAGGCTGATTATTTACATCGGGGAGTGGGTGCTGCGGGAAGCCTGCAGCTTCATGAAGGGGATACATGATCGTACAGGACAGCTCTACAAAATCTCGGTTAATATCTCCATCATTCAGCTCCTGCAGGATGACTTTGTAGACGTGGTGCTGGACAGCCTGCGGGAAAGCGGGCTTTCACCCAGCTGTCTGGAGCTGGAGATTACGGAATCAATCTTTATGGAATCGTTCGAGAGCACGGTCAGCAAGCTGGAATTCCTCAAGTCGCGCGGCATACGGATCGCCCTGGATGACTTCGGAACGGGTTATTCCTCGCTGAGCTATCTGCAGCAGCTGCCGATCTCCACGCTCAAAATGGACAAAATCTTTATTGATTCTCTGGCTGATCAGGCGTACAGCGAATCCTTTGTTCAGACAATCATTGTGCTTGGGCATAAAATGGGCCTGGATGTAGTAGCCGAGGGAGTGGAGGATGCCAGCCAGCTGGCGTTCCTGAATGAATCGGGCTGTGACAAGGTGCAGGGCTACCTGATCAGCAGGCCTGTACCTCCGCGGGGAGTATGGGAGCTTCTGGAGCAGCAGCCTGGCTGA